In the Pecten maximus chromosome 5, xPecMax1.1, whole genome shotgun sequence genome, TAGGCTTTGATGTTAGCAATAAAGAAACCCTTGCCAATCTGTAGCCAGtgttcaaaacattatttttgcTTTCACGTCCCATGCTTGAACAGCTTCAAATTTTGGGTGCTATTGATGGAAAAGGGTTTCACAATTAACACAACCAGAAATGCAGAGCACTTTTTGTCAACATTATCTCCAAATCCATTTGCTTAGGTCATTTTTTGTTTAGCTTGCATGTTCTGGTTAATTAGTGGGAGGAAAAAAGTGTGTAAAATTGAAgggtcatttttttcatgattggCCAAAGAAAACAACATCCTTGCAACCATTAGCCATTATGGCAGCCTGcagataaataaaattgatcaaAGTCCATTTTTTTGAGTATTATTTTTTCCACTCAAATTTTGAACAAATCGGCCGAGCCAATAATAAAAGTATTACattttaatgatgaattatgaTGAAGGATAACTACAATGACACAGACCAAGaacacaaaaatttaaaaaaaacaaacacgaTCATTCAATTAATTTTCCATGAAAATATTGTCAATGATTTGAATTACTTTCCACAACTATATTTTTGTAGAAACTATGgtcctttttaaaaatattgatttaaaaaatttcatGATGATGAACTGCTGCATACTGGCATGCCAGTTAAATAGAGGTTGTATTTTAACCTCAAGTATCCTTTTCAGAATGATTAGCCTGCCACAGATTCCTTGGTTCCAAGATGTCTGTATAGAAATCAATTTAATCATGTCTACATGATCGTTGTCTTTTGATGGCAGATGCCAAATATAATCCCAAAGATAATCCTTCTCCAAAGGCAGAATTTTTGTGcattgaaagatttttttggcAATTTTCTTGTCATTCCTACAGGGACACAGTAATTTTACACCACTTAACAAAGAActgaaaataattattaaagGTTGATTGCTCAACCCCAATTTTGCCCATATGAATCCTGGTACCACTGTGCATCATTGTATCCTCCACCATAACCGCCAGATTGATCAAGAGGCTGCTGTGCGATGGGCTGGGCTCCCCAATTATCCTGTGTATTGCGTCTTTTCGTTTGGGCTTGTCCTATTTCGTTTCCTGCTTTTCTCTTTCCTCCTCGGAACTGTGGAACTGGCTTTGGTGGGGGTCCACCTCGGCCCCGCATCGCTCCCCTAGGCCCTCGCATAGCTCCTCTTGCTCCCCGAGGAATCATGCCTCCTCTAGGACCACCACCCCGTGGGGGGCCGCCTCCTCGACCTCGCATTGGCTGCGgcaaacaatacatgtatttatatcaacattaaagGTTTGCTTTGACAGAATGGTAGAAACATACAATACAAGCATAACATTTAAAATCAGAAACAACCAACATTTATAGAGTAAGTTGAAGAGCTCATTAACAGATTCTGTACAACAATTTTCTCTTTTGGATCCATCTTGTACATTTATTTCTAACCATAATGAAGTGCAACGAAACTCGAAGAAGACCAAGATATATGAAGCAGGAAACAAATGAAGAATACACCAATGAAGTATTGAAATGAAAACTAATACAAATTTTTGACAGAAGAGAGACTTACTGGTGGAGGTCCCCCTCGCCCTCCACGTCCACGAGGTCCAGGATGGTAACCATAGTCGTAAAATTCATCGTAACCATAGTAATCATCATAGTAATCTGAAAAACATATCAATTCATCACATTTCTAAACACTAAATAACTTCAAAACCCAAGTAATCTGAAAAGCAGACACTAGTTCgataaagtttttaaaacagTAAATAATGATGCAAACACAGCAACCTGAAAAATGAATACACCAATTCACATGAACTAGTGCATTTTAAAGCAAAGAACAACTTGTATAGTCATATAGTTGTATTCCAACTCACCATAAGGCCTGGCTGGCATGGGTGGACCTGGACGCCTCATTCCTCCCCTTGGGTGCATGGGTGGCCTCATTGGTGGACCCCAGTAGTCGTCGTATCTGTATAtcattacatgtaaaataaatgtcaatCAAAAACAGTTATCAACATACCAACTGGTCTAAAAACtaaaaatatcacaaactgGCAATATAACCAAGTACCGTATGTGGGAGATGACCTGTAATATAATATGTCAAGATAAGATATCTTACCCAAAGGGACCACCTCTTCCGACAGCCATGTACATCTGTCGTCTTTCCTGTTCACGTTTCCTCTGTTCTTTCTTTTTATTCTCAGTTGGTGGCTTCGCCATGGAGACTTCAATTTCTTGTTTGCCCAATTTCTGCAATTAAAGTGAAAAATTTAATCTAAACTACTCTGTTGCAGCATACTGAAATCAAGAAAACCCAAGAAAACCATACCATACATATTTGTCCTATACCGATAACTCATTATAAACCAATGAcaacattaaatgttttaagTCATATCCTAAATACAAATGGGTGCTTGTGACATCAAGTATCAGGAATGATTTTCACCTCCAACACCTGTGGTTTTGTCCTTGGGCAAGTTTGTTTGCTTGCTTGGTTTATTGCCCTGTGATCAGCTCTTCATCCACTAgatctggatggcatgtgacagaCTTCCCTTATGTTGTACAGTGAGGTAGTTACCAACTACTACCAGGAGAACTGCCTCAAAATAACCCTGGCTATTCACCGAGCAATTAACCTAACAAACCAACCTTTTGTGATCATTCAAAacaaatctgtcaaaatgtTAGATTCTCCttttacattaaacaaattcataataaaaaagGTTGAATTTGgattttttaatctgtttttaaATCTTCTACATTTCTACAGTTAGAGAAACTATAGAATTTGCAAAGTTTTAAAGTTTTATCTTCACAACTGGCAGCCAACCCTGCAACTGACAATGCTGAGCAGGACCTGTGTTGTGATATCATTGGAAAATAGCAGGATTTTTTCTCCCTaagtttgggatggggcctttttgccTCATTTCGGGAAGAAAATTGAATTGGGAAAGcgtttttcaggagtaaactgctaATTTTGGGTATTTGGCCTAAAtaggaaataatttcaattggcaATGGGCCCATAATCGGCCctaaaaagccctcagaaaaagccttGAATACGGTAGCTGCATTATGAACTTGTTCAATTTGTCAAATACTATTAAGTTAGAAGACCATTAAAACACCATTTAAAATATGTTCACTTCCTCAACCAGCCATCCAGGAAATTTACATATGGAGGAACTGCCGGGAGGTTCATCAAAACCAGTATTAAAACTACTTCCTATTGTTAATTACACATGCAGCAAAATTCCAACAGTTTTTCATGTGATGTTacctagctgcgataacgtagctaTGGACGATGAACGGACAATTTCCGACAAATGGTCGTTTCGTTCTAGATGTTACCATGATAGAAACTTATAATTTTAAACCTAAGGCAgagttcatgttgaatttgaaatatttcttggAAATTAAAAACATGATTAATGTTTTAAACTTTTCGAATGGATGCTTGTAGCTAAACCAATATTTTTCACCAGAAAACAAAATCTACATGATTTCATATGTAATACTAAAATTTCCGTCCTTCAATCTTTAAAATGATTCCTATTCTAAATAATGCAAAACCTTTTTTATTCCTAAGTTAAATAGGAActattttctaaatttaaaccAATAACTGTTTTTAAATCTTCTACATATCTACAGCTAGAGAAACTATAGAATTTGCAAAGTTTTAAAGTTTTGTCTTCACAACTGGCAGCCAACCCTGCAACCGACAATGCTGAGCAGGACCTGAGTTGTGATATCATTGAACAATAGTGTAGTTGCATTATGAACTTGTTCAATTTGTCCAATACTTCTACTGTATTCTGTAAGTTAGGAGATCATTAAAACACCATCTAAAATATGTCGACTTCTTCAACCAGCCATCCAGGAAATGTATATAGGGAGGAACTGCCTGGAGGTTTATCAAAACCAGAATTAAAACTACTTCCTAATGATAATTACAAATGCAGCATAATTAAACACTTTTCCCCAGTGATGTTACCATGATAGCAACTTATAAATTTTGAAACCTGAGGCAGAGTGCATGTTgagtttgaaatatttcttggAAATTAAAAACATGATTAACATTTTAATCTTTTCAAATGGATGCTTGGTAGCTAAACCAGTATTTTTCAacagaaataaaatctagattgATTTCATACTATTAAAAATTTCTTTCTTCaatctttaaaaagaaattattcTATTCTAAATAATGCCAAACTTTTTTTGATTCCAAAGTTAAATGGGAAActattttctaaatttaaaccAATAACTGTTTTTAAATCTTCTACATTTCTAAAGCTAGAGAAACTATAGAATTTGTgaagttttaaatatttatcttcACAACTGGCAGCCAACCCTGCAACTGACAATGCTGAGCAGGACCTGTGTTGTGATGTGTAACATGAGTATCACCCACCTGTCCGTTCATGGCTTCCTGAGCTTTCATGGCATCCTCTCTTTCCTCATAGTGGATAAATCCATAATCCTTGATCTTTTTGGCACGTTCAATCTTGCCATATTCACCAAATTTTTCTTTGAGAAGTTCCTCAGTGACATCACTGGTTAGATTTCGCACATACAACACTTTCAcctgaaaatatgaaaaaaaaatataaataactatgACGGCATTACTTATACATAAGATAAAGCAAACTGAAACAACGGTCTACAAATAACTTACTCCAGAATGACACACTATCTGTCAATATAACTGGTATCATGTTCTTTTTTCCACTTAAACACAAATGATATTTCTGACTCAAGAATACAGATTTAAGCAAAGTATCACAATATAGATCATATTTAAGATAGCAATATTTCAACATCAACatgtaaccccccccccccctcctaaaataaaattgacaatGTTCAGTGTTTACTGTCTAACAATTTGCAACAGTCACAAATGTAATTCTAATTCTTAATTTCCTTATATTAACAACAACACTTCCAACTAAAACAGCCATAATTCAGTATTCCATGACGTATGGAACTGCACGTTCCCGAACAAAAGAATTTCTTCACTACCTTTGCCATTGTATTGTCATCTGGTTCATCAATAGGATCTGCCCAGTCTACAATGATATCACAGCCCCACACTTTGATTCTGCCAGAAGCCAACTTCCTTCTTGCTGTAGATGCAGATTTATGAGAATCGTATTCCAGAAAGGCAAATCCTCGGTTCTTTTGATTTTCCTTTTCAGCAGATCTGTATATGATAACCTGAGACAAACcctctatgaaaaaaaacaaaaatcatttgtTATAGTTGCAGTAAATAATCTACAGTATTCCTCACCACAACACATGATGAGGACCTCCTTGTTTGTCATAGAGGAGCTAACAATGCAAGCGATTCATTATCACTGTCCCATGTAATCAAAGCTGCAATTTCTCCAGCACAAAGTAGCAAATGTGGAAAAGGCATTTAATTTTAATACCTCTTCAGTATGCAAACTTTATAGATTTGTCAACTATATTTTCCAAGTGGGTGAGAAATTATTTATAAGACCAGACACCTGATTGTTTTCCAATGCTTCTCTCAAGTTTCAGTACCAGGCCCAGAAGATTTTGAACGTGGAAACTTTCAATACATAACAATGAAACTCAAAGCCTAGACATACCTGTCTTTTTTGAGAATTCTTCAAATATTTCATCCCGCGTCTTGCTTTTCGGTATGTTTCCAACAAAAAGTCTCTGGTTGGCGACGGAAATGTTTACTTTAATGTGCTTCCCATCTTTAATAGCATGGTTTTCAAGCTGtggaaaatagaaatatttaaatgttgattcatcacacaataacagaATCAACTGAAAATCAACCATTTTATATTGAAGCTCaataaatatgcatatttttcattattgcaAGACTTTTCCATTAAACTTTCTGAAAGCATGCAAGTTTCATTTCATTTACCTTGCTTACAGCTTCCTGAGCTCCAGATTTTTCACAGTATGTCACAAAACAGTAGCCCCTGTTGAATCCAGTCATTGGATCCATCATGAGACGCAGGTCCCATATTCTTCCACATTCTTCAAACAGTGGGATAAGTTCATCTTCAAAGACATCTTTAGGAATCTTCCCCACAAAGACCTTaagtagataaaaaaaaattgggttatgtttttgtttattatcataACTGTTCattttttagttgttttttttataaaccaACAACTGTAAATCTGCATAACTTGGAAAAGATGGCAACAATACCCCAAAGTACGGCTTTATTTCTCCAAAGAATTTAGCAGATGAAAGTCAACAAATCTGACAAAATggcaaaattttattttttaacaaaagtttTCAATACAAATAATTTCTAATGAAgaatattattaaaaaataaaattaagctGTTAAATAGATTAagaaaatactgaaaatatGTAGTTTTTCTGcattttaatatgaatattgGGTTAATTATCTGACATACCCAGAAGAGTGTCATTTTACCTGAATTTATAAAGTTTTTTACAGAGGAAACTGTTCCTTGTTGATAATTGACAATTACAATTCATATTACCTCGTGTCCAGGTCCTGGTGGCGTGTCATCTGTATCAGGAGGGGGGCCACCATATTTTCTTTGCCCTGTAGTCACATCTAAAGAGTAGCCCGTCCTGTCCAAGATTTcctacaaaaacaaaataatgcattgatattgtattgaaaGTTATTCTTTGAATTATTATACATGTTGAACATAATAAAGAATTATGCAAATTTGCAGTAACATTTATCAATATGCCTGCTGTTGGTGTGAAATCCTGTCTGTGCCAATTTTATAGTCAGCCATTTAAGTTCATAACTTCCTACTACAATAATAACATAGTCCTTTCATTTCTGGTTACCATCAAATATATCCAACTTGCTCACTGccatcttattattttttttactgtagCTGTTGTCTTACCCCCAAATATTCCGAAACATTTTAACGATGTCAACACCttacttttaatttttgttcaTCGGGTCCTTTTGCTGTAGCTGCTGATGATCCCTGTTTTTTGTTCTGACGATAAGTTTTCATCATTCCACATAAAAATGCACTTTTGTTTGTTACATGttctaaacaactttcactGAACTGTTTCAGAACTGCAACACCATCATCAGGGTTGAATTCTTTCAGAGCATCCAGCGCTCTTTCATCAAGTTCGTCATGGTCAAGTTTATCTAttcaaaaaaagaaagaaaaaaatatgtatccaATTAGCAAAGgaaataaattttttttggcCAAAAATATtgtcttaaaaaaataaataaaaactcaAAATGTAAATACTTTAAAGTGCTATGATTCTTTCGAAACAAAACTTTTGTCGCGTTTGACAATGATTTCAATAATTTGACTATACCAGTTAAACAATATCAACTTGTATTTTTTCCCCCAATTAACTAATCCCAAAAAGTAAATAAGGTTTTAAATACCAATTTGTTTACAACATACCTTGGTTGCACATTTTTTGGAGTTCATCAGCAACTTTAACATTAATTCCATAGTCTAAAAGTTTCTGATGGTTTTTTTGGTTTTCACTTTTTGATCCATTGGTGTCCATTTCATCTGCCAAAAGTTGTTCCTCTGCCGCTTGATCCATTTCTTCTATTCCATTTTGAGCCATCggatttctaaaaataaaacatgatctAGTTGAAAATTCTGGCGACAAATTACTGGTGCTACAAGCCAGTAACGTTTATACTGATATTTGATCATGTTACAGCTGAATTTCACTCTCAAGATACTTgcatgtattttgttataattaatatttgataTGGTTGAAACATTACGCCTTCAGTATGGTTCAGTATGCATTTTGATGCTAACACATGTACAAGTTCAATTATTTTTCCTGTTCAATATTTCAGTATGCAGTGAAATAATTAGAAATGACTTAAAAATAGTTCAACTTTTTTCTCCCATTCCATTCGGTAATCATTCAGAAACTTGCTTCTATATAATTTCGGTTTACCATCACATAATGCAATAGCCACCCTGTATGCAATTTACCACCCATCATGCATAAACGATAGTTTAAAGCTGCTATACTGTAGACCAAACCTAAGAAAAATGCTGCAGTTCAAATACACAGCAGTATAACATTTCACCTCTATCTGATAAGTGGACTAACCAGCAGTTTCACTATTCCAAACTTGCACAACAATGTTAAGAGGTTTAACACAAGAAACAACGGGCATTATCACACACTATTATAGACATCGGATAATACATTCCTACAAACAACAAATGTTAAACGAGTTTTATAAGGAAAAAAAACTTGTATCATAGTGTTcgaaatgtaatattttatttgctAACGTTCAAAATAAGGTAGACTCACTAACGATGGCATCCTGGCAAAACACATGTGACATGAGCCAATCATGTGTCCATTTGTTTGCAAAATTTGCAGGCATTAGGCCTATTTCACCAACATATAAAAAGTAATTCTTAAATAGTGGTATATTTTCCTATTTCAAGTTTTCACTACGTATAGTAAATTCTGCCACCCCTCCCTGAGCAGTACTGACGGTGTCTGGATAGCATGTAAATTATCTGGCAGCCCCGCCCACTTCCCTCGGAAAATGGCAATGCCAATGGCTGTATGGCGCGTCATG is a window encoding:
- the LOC117327768 gene encoding heterogeneous nuclear ribonucleoprotein Q-like isoform X1 — encoded protein: MAQNGIEEMDQAAEEQLLADEMDTNGSKSENQKNHQKLLDYGINVKVADELQKMCNQDKLDHDELDERALDALKEFNPDDGVAVLKQFSESCLEHVTNKSAFLCGMMKTYRQNKKQGSSAATAKGPDEQKLKEILDRTGYSLDVTTGQRKYGGPPPDTDDTPPGPGHEVFVGKIPKDVFEDELIPLFEECGRIWDLRLMMDPMTGFNRGYCFVTYCEKSGAQEAVSKLENHAIKDGKHIKVNISVANQRLFVGNIPKSKTRDEIFEEFSKKTEGLSQVIIYRSAEKENQKNRGFAFLEYDSHKSASTARRKLASGRIKVWGCDIIVDWADPIDEPDDNTMAKVKVLYVRNLTSDVTEELLKEKFGEYGKIERAKKIKDYGFIHYEEREDAMKAQEAMNGQKLGKQEIEVSMAKPPTENKKKEQRKREQERRQMYMAVGRGGPFGYDDYWGPPMRPPMHPRGGMRRPGPPMPARPYDYYDDYYGYDEFYDYGYHPGPRGRGGRGGPPPPMRGRGGGPPRGGGPRGGMIPRGARGAMRGPRGAMRGRGGPPPKPVPQFRGGKRKAGNEIGQAQTKRRNTQDNWGAQPIAQQPLDQSGGYGGGYNDAQWYQDSYGQNWG
- the LOC117327768 gene encoding heterogeneous nuclear ribonucleoprotein Q-like isoform X2 encodes the protein MAQNGIEEMDQAAEEQLLADEMDTNGSKSENQKNHQKLLDYGINVKVADELQKMCNQDKLDHDELDERALDALKEFNPDDGVAVLKQFSESCLEHVTNKSAFLCGMMKTYRQNKKQGSSAATAKGPDEQKLKEILDRTGYSLDVTTGQRKYGGPPPDTDDTPPGPGHEVFVGKIPKDVFEDELIPLFEECGRIWDLRLMMDPMTGFNRGYCFVTYCEKSGAQEAVSKLENHAIKDGKHIKVNISVANQRLFVGNIPKSKTRDEIFEEFSKKTEGLSQVIIYRSAEKENQKNRGFAFLEYDSHKSASTARRKLASGRIKVWGCDIIVDWADPIDEPDDNTMAKVKVLYVRNLTSDVTEELLKEKFGEYGKIERAKKIKDYGFIHYEEREDAMKAQEAMNGQKLGKQEIEVSMAKPPTENKKKEQRKREQERRQMYMAVGRGGPFGYDDYWGPPMRPPMHPRGGMRRPGPPMPARPYDYYDDYYGYDEFYDYGYHPGPRGRGGRGGPPPFAAANARSRRRPPTGWWS